The sequence below is a genomic window from Candidatus Zixiibacteriota bacterium.
GTCCGAAAACACCAGCGGTAGCAGGCCGAAATTGACCAGGTTGGAATGATGAATCCGCGCGAATGATTTGGCGATGACCCCTTTGATTCCGAGATACATCGGGGCCAGCGCGGCATGCTCGCGCGAGGAACCCTGGCCGTAATTTTCCCCACCCACAATAAACCCGCCGCCTTTTTCTTTTGCTCTCGATGAAAACGTCGGGTCCAGCCGATAGTACACATACTCGCTTATTTTGGGAATATTGGACCGGTAGGCCAGAATCTCGGCCGCGGCCGGCATGATGTGATCGGTACTGATATCATCCTCGACTTTGATTAACACCTCGCCGGTGATGGTGTCGGAGAGCACCTCTTTCGGATTGGCCGGGCGGATATTATCGCCCCGGCGGATTTCGAGATTTTTCGCCTCCTCGACCGATGCCGGTTTAATCAAATTGGGATTATCCTGCCTGATTTTCGTCGGCAACTCGGATAACGGCGCCTCCATCTCGAGCGTCCGCGGGTCGGTTAATACGCCGTTGATGGCCGTGGCCGCGGCTGTTTCCGGGCTGACCAGGTACACCAGATCGTCTTTGTAACCCGAACGTCCGCGGAAATTACGATTGATGGCCCGCACCGATCTTGTCCCCGGCGCCGGCACATGGCCGGAACCGATACAGGCTCCGCAGGTTGGCTCGGCCACATTCACCCCGGCCCGTATTAAATCGGTTAGATAACCTTCCTCGGCCAGTTGCTCCAGGGCCATCCGGCTGGCGGGATGGATGAAAAAATTGACCTCCGGATGGACCTGGCGGCCTTTCATTATTTTTGTCACCGCTTTCAGATCGGCATAAGCCCCGTTGGTGCACGATCCCACCATCACCTGCTCGACTTTCACTCCCGCCACCCGGCTGACCGGGACGACTTTATCCGGAAGCGACGGCTGGGCCACCAGCGGCTCGATCTGCGACAAATCCAGCTCCATCCGATCATCATACACGGCATCGTCATCGGCCGTCATCTCCCGCCAGTCCTTCGGCCGCCCGGTTATTTCATAGTCCTGACGCGTGATTTCATCGCTGGGGAATATTGAGGTGGTCGCGCCCATCTCGGTACCCATATTGGTGATAGTCACCCGTTGCTGGACATTGAGCGTTTTCGCCCCCGGACCGGAATACTCGAAAATCTTTCCGAACCCGCCCCGGACCGTGACCCGGCGAAGCATCTCCAGGATAATATCCTTGGCCGTTGACCAGGGTTTCAGACTGCCGGTCAGACGGACATTGATTACCTGCGGCATGACGAAGTTATACGCTCCGCCGCCCATCGCCACCGCCACATCCAGCCCCCCGGCCCCGATTGCCAGCAAACCCAGCCCGCCGCAGTGGGGGGTATGACTGTCTGATCCGACCGCGGTTTCACCCGGGATGGCGAAATGCTCCTGGTGAATCTGGTGACCGATGCCATTGGCCGCTTTGGAATACCACGCTCCGTACTTCCTGGCCGCCGACTGCAAGTAGAGATGGTCTTCCATATTCTCCGGCCTGATCTGGAGAACATTATGGTCGGCGTAACAAACCGCCACCCGCGCCCCTATCCGATTTAAACCGATAGCCTCGAAATGCAAAAAGACCTGGGTTCCGGTAATATCCTGAATAAGAACCTCATCGATCTTGATTCCGATTTCATTTCCGACCTTGATTTTCCCGGAGACCAGGTGATTTTCTATTATTTTATGTGTCAGTGATTTGCCCATTTTATCCTCGAAAGTTCAGGGTGAATTATCGCCGAATGTATTAAAGTATACGGAATTAAACAGGATTCGGAAGGTTTTGTTCGCGATTATTGTCCCATTCGCTGACAGCGGGGGCAGAAATGCGCCGAGCGGGAACCAATCTTCTTCCTGACAATCGCCGTTCCACAGACAAAACAGGGTTCACCCTCACGGCCGTAAACCCGGAGATATTTCTGGAAACCGCCCGGCTGGCCGTTGACCCCGGCATAACTGTCAACCGAGGTTCCCATCAGGCGAATCGCCTTTTTCAACATGGCTTGGATATGACCGTGCAGTTCCGATAATTTCCGCGGGGCAATCCGGTCGGTAGTTTTCTGCGGGTGTATCCTCGAAAGAAACAACGTTTCATCGGAATAAATATTCCCCAGCCCGGCCAGCATGGTCTGATCCAGAAGCGCCGGTTTGATCATCCGCTTTTTCAACCGGAACAACCGGACAAACTCATTCGTCCCGATTTCCAGCGGCTCCGGGCCAAGTTCCACCAGCCCCTTCTGGTTCATGATTTCGGCCGTGGAAAACAACCGCACCCGCCCGAACCGGCGATAATCGTTGAAACGCAGATGATAACCATTGTCGGTCAAATTGAAAATTACCAGGTCGTGTTTGTCGATTTCCGTGTCGGCCGGAAGGTAATACAGGTGCCCGGTCATTTTGAGATGCACCCAGAGCGTGTACCCGCCGGAAAGATCCATCAGTATATTTTTTCCCCGGCGGCGGACCGCCATGACTTGCATTCCTCGCAAGATATCGGTCCAGCCCGGCGCATTATCACTGTCGATTTTGGAGTATGTTACTTGTACGGATTTAATGATCTTATTGAGTACCGTGCTTCGCAAACCGCGAACCACCGTTTCCACTTCAGGCAATTCCGGCATGAACTGTCACTCCGGGGAATGTTGATAATACGGACAGAGGTTTTAGTTTTCCGGGCTTTCCAGCTCGGCGATAATCTGGTTGACATCGTGACCGTGAAGCGCCGCGCCCATTTCCAGCGTTTCCAGCTGGTGGGCCGGGCATTCCCAGCAACCGCCGTGAAAATATTTCTGAATGACTTCGCGGGCATGGGGGACCTGTTTCATTATTTCCCCCATTGTCATATCCTTGGTAATTTTGGCCATAGCCAGCCTCATCAACACATTATTTTTATGGATAGGATCGGCCGTCAACATCAGCTCTCAGCAATTCCCCGACACCTTCCGGCGTCTCGTACCTGACAAACCCGACATCCCGGGTAAACCACCAGGTGCTCTGCCCGTCGAGCTTATTGCCAACCCCGTTTTCCAGCGTCCGGTAAGTCATACCGATCTTGATACAATCCTCGAATGTCCCGGCCATTGTCACCAAAGTCTCGATCGCGGTGATTTTATATTCGACCATTATCCGCAAATGAGTAAAATTGGAATCGCCGCGGATTTCGGTTGACGAGAAAAGAAGTGTGTCGCCGATCAGGTTCGACCACGGAACAAACGGCAAAGCCGGCTCGAACCCGATATAAGCATGCCCCGGCACCCGGTACATCATACTCTTCAACCCGATCCGGGAATCGCTTTTGACATAATCCTCGCGATGGGTAATCACGCCCGATGAATCGAAATAGGCCACAGTCCGCAAATCCCCGATAGCGTCAACCACCGCAAAATGCCCCACCGGACCGCTGTAATAATAATCATCTCCGACATGGAGCGGGAAATATCGGCCCGGCTCGATGGCCGCCGGTCGTTCGACTTTTTGAATACACCCGGCGATTATCAGAATCAGGCAAGCTGAAACCGCACACGAAAATCCCATCCGCTTCATTGGTTTATTCCTGTTTATGACGTGCCCGGTAATCCTCGATAGCCGCTTTCAGGGCATCGGTGGCCAGGTTGGAGCAGTGCATCTTGATCGGCGGCAGTCCGCCCAGGGCATCGGCAACATCGTTGCGCGTCAGCGCCTCGGCCTCGGCAACCGTCTTGCCCAACACCATCTCGGTGGTAATGGAACTGGTGGCGATAGCGGCTCCGCACCCGAAGGTTTTGAACTTGATATCGGTAATTACCCCGTTTTCGACCTTTATATACATCTTCATGATATCGCCGCAGGACGGGTTTCCGACTGTGCCGACTCCATCGGCGTTCTCGATCTCGCCGACATTGCGGGGATTCTGAAAATGATCGATTACTTTCTGAGAATACATGCTTCGCTTTCTATAATATACTGCCTTTGTCCAGAATATAACCTTTCAGCCCGAAAATCAAAGTGAAATATTTCACATTGTATCTCTACCGGTGCCCGTCCGCCATATGCATCGTCACCTCACCGGCCATAAACCGCTCGATCCCGTTTTCCGTCTCGATCACCAGCCGCCCGATCTCGTCGATATCCAGGACCTGGCCGGAAACCGTCTTGCGGCCCACCCGCAGTTTAATATTCTGTTTTATCAGCGAGGAATAAGCCAGAATCTGCTTTCTGGATTTCTCCAGTCCGTATTTTTTGAATTTAATATACTGTTTCTCGAAATTGTAAAGAAGTCTCTGGACAAAATCAATCCGGTTGATCTCCTTTTTCAGCTCGATACTTATCGATGTGGCGCTGTCGCGGATATCTTCCGGGAAATCGCCCGCCTTGTGATTGACATTGACCCCGATCCCGACCACCGCAAACTTGATCCGGTCCAGC
It includes:
- the nifU gene encoding Fe-S cluster assembly scaffold protein NifU; translation: MYSQKVIDHFQNPRNVGEIENADGVGTVGNPSCGDIMKMYIKVENGVITDIKFKTFGCGAAIATSSITTEMVLGKTVAEAEALTRNDVADALGGLPPIKMHCSNLATDALKAAIEDYRARHKQE
- a CDS encoding aconitate hydratase produces the protein MGKSLTHKIIENHLVSGKIKVGNEIGIKIDEVLIQDITGTQVFLHFEAIGLNRIGARVAVCYADHNVLQIRPENMEDHLYLQSAARKYGAWYSKAANGIGHQIHQEHFAIPGETAVGSDSHTPHCGGLGLLAIGAGGLDVAVAMGGGAYNFVMPQVINVRLTGSLKPWSTAKDIILEMLRRVTVRGGFGKIFEYSGPGAKTLNVQQRVTITNMGTEMGATTSIFPSDEITRQDYEITGRPKDWREMTADDDAVYDDRMELDLSQIEPLVAQPSLPDKVVPVSRVAGVKVEQVMVGSCTNGAYADLKAVTKIMKGRQVHPEVNFFIHPASRMALEQLAEEGYLTDLIRAGVNVAEPTCGACIGSGHVPAPGTRSVRAINRNFRGRSGYKDDLVYLVSPETAAATAINGVLTDPRTLEMEAPLSELPTKIRQDNPNLIKPASVEEAKNLEIRRGDNIRPANPKEVLSDTITGEVLIKVEDDISTDHIMPAAAEILAYRSNIPKISEYVYYRLDPTFSSRAKEKGGGFIVGGENYGQGSSREHAALAPMYLGIKGVIAKSFARIHHSNLVNFGLLPLVFSDKGDYDRIGAGNELVIDNCIESVNKASFVIQNKTQGFSFEVKATLTDRQKELLKLGGLLTYTREKGMSGR
- the mutM gene encoding DNA-formamidopyrimidine glycosylase, which translates into the protein MPELPEVETVVRGLRSTVLNKIIKSVQVTYSKIDSDNAPGWTDILRGMQVMAVRRRGKNILMDLSGGYTLWVHLKMTGHLYYLPADTEIDKHDLVIFNLTDNGYHLRFNDYRRFGRVRLFSTAEIMNQKGLVELGPEPLEIGTNEFVRLFRLKKRMIKPALLDQTMLAGLGNIYSDETLFLSRIHPQKTTDRIAPRKLSELHGHIQAMLKKAIRLMGTSVDSYAGVNGQPGGFQKYLRVYGREGEPCFVCGTAIVRKKIGSRSAHFCPRCQRMGQ
- a CDS encoding DUF1858 domain-containing protein encodes the protein MAKITKDMTMGEIMKQVPHAREVIQKYFHGGCWECPAHQLETLEMGAALHGHDVNQIIAELESPEN